In Danio aesculapii chromosome 17, fDanAes4.1, whole genome shotgun sequence, the sequence TCATCTGTTGTTGTGGTTATTTTAAATAGACAACTTTTGGCTGCAAAGTGAGACGAAAGACTTCTATTCGGTAGTGCTGACAATTTATGCAGTCCTGTACCAGCTGTGCCTGGCTGTTTATGTAATATGGCGTAACCGTGATACCAAAAATAAAGGCCATTTCAAAGAACTGTGGAGGCTTTAACAATTCTTATAATTTAAGTGACAGCATCACTGATTGAGAGGAAAACACCACAGAGAATTGTTTTGGTCAAATTTGACCTTTGTCCCAAGTAAATATTGCCATGGTCCTATATCTTGATTATCATCTCAATATTATCATACGTTTGATCGCTATATTTAATTATGATTATATCATACGTTTGATCGCTATATTTAATCACGATTATATCATACGTTTGATCGCTATATTTAATCACGATTATATCATACGTTTGATCGCTATATTTAATCACGATTATATCATACGTTTGATCGCTTTTTTTAATCATGATTATATCATACGTTTGATCGCTATATTTAATCATGATTATATCATACGTTTGATCGCTATATTTAATCATGATTATATCATACGTTTGATCGCTATATTTAATCACGATTATATCATACGTTTGATCGCTTTTTTTAATCATGATTATATCATACGTTTGATCGCTATATTTAATCATGATTATATCATACGTTTGATCGCTATATTTAATCATGATTATATCATACGTTTGATCGCTATATTTAATCACGATTATATCATACGTTTGATCGCTTATATTTAATCATGATTATATCATACGTTTGATCGCTATATTTAATCATGATTATATCATACGTTTGATCGCTATATTTAATCACGATTATATCATACGTTTGATCGCTATATTTAATCACGATTATATCATATCCAAATGATCTTCAGCAGTACATGGATTTGCATAAGGATATTGAATATTACAATTTAGTGCCCTTTTTACTCGCGCTAGTATATCATGTTTCGTACGATATTTAATCACAATTATATCGCAACTATACTCAAGATATTCAATCATGATTGGATCATTTAATCGTGGTATTTAATCGCGATTATATTGTTTGCTTAATTGCGATTATATGGTATTGTTACTGTATTACGGTTATTTCATGATAACAATTGCAGTTTTTTATTGTGATTAATTACATTATCACGATTATATTGGCCTGTTTCTCGCTGTATAATATCACGATTATTTCAAGACATACATTGAATGATATATTTCGGCACACACTGGTCCAAATGAACTTTTGCAGAACATGGATTTGCACAAGGATATTGAAGATTACAATTCAGTGCCCCATTACTCACACTAGTATATCATGTTACATATGATATTTAGTCACGCTTATATCGTAACGATACTCACGATATTTTATCGATACTTAATCACAATATTTATTCATGATTGTATCATGCGTTTGATCGTGATATATCACAAGGATATTTGAATATTCCGTGCCCCATTACTCACAATAGTATACCATTTTACATGTGAACTTTTATCACGATTATATCGTTCATTTGATCACTATATTTAATCTTGATTATAATGTTTCATCACAATATTTAAATCGCAattatatcattcatttattgtgATACTTAATACAAATGAACTGCAGCAGAACATGGATTCTAGATGGattaatatttttacacacaCTGGTCAGAAACGTCTTTTATGTATGGCATTTATTGATTTAACAATAAAACTGAGGTTATACAGCATAATTTAtaggaaaactgaaaaaaatattataaatttatatttaactcTCACTGAGACTCACTTCTGAAACCAGCAGAATGGTTTTTGAAGACATTCTAAGATAAAGCTCTGTATTGAATCAGCCTGCCTCAAGTTCAGAATGCTTTCACAAATCACTTCTGCCTTAATTTCTCAAATGTgtaacactataaaaaaaaaaaagaaagtaaacaaACATTTAACCAAACCTTCCACCCAGCTCCAACACAAAAGCCCTTTACAGTTCACCTCAACTTTGTGAGGTTAACAGATCCCAGGTCAATGCTCATGTTGCAAGCATGATCTGAAATGGGGTTTCTCATTTGAGAATCTCCCGCTTGGCTTTTCCTTCCAAATTCTTGCTTTATTCATTAATAACAGTTCATCTCCAGATCAAGCCCTGAGAAACGTGATCCTCTTATCCTTCAGCTTCAGACAATGGTTACAATAGCAGCTTCAGTTGGTTCATGGTAGTCCTTGCAGCCTTTTACACCAGAAGACGAGGAGGAGGAGTAGCAGTGGGTGGGCAGCAGTCATGGCTACAATCAGGCTGATTACTTGGCATTTTTTTCCACCACGGTTTGGCATCGTGGACAGAGGCAGTCTGGCTCATCTGATGTGTAGCGCCGACATCTCGGGCATCGCGACAGAGCAGTGGGCATCGCTGCTATGCTGTATGAGCTTTCCTCACGGATCATGCCTCCTGCAAAAACCACAGATCAGCAGATTTTATCAATTGGGTTTCTACAGTAAAGCAAGGCTAACAGTTACTAGTAACTGTATCGTGTTACATACTGTATTTGTTGATGCTCCAATGTACtcaaagctattttattttaatgtttagggGTAAAATCAACTCTGAGGGGTTTGAATCAACTCTGAGCTCAGCCAAATTGCGTCAAAATTGAGCCAAATTGAGACAGCCAAATTGCGTCACGCTATAATCTTGTCATTTTCACACATGCTATTACACTGTAGACTGTTTTGTATCAAGCAGTGTTTCTATTGCTCTGAAGTGCATTCACATTTCAACCGCAAAGTGTTTATGCTTTTATGTTAGATGTCTGATCTAGACAAACTAAACAGAGAAAATGAACCAATTACGTAATCAACACAGATCGTAAAACATCCCACCTTCCAGGTTGATGAGGAAGTTCCCCGTGCTTGTGATGGCATCAGATGGCAAATCTCGTGGGAGAGAGCTTGTCAGAGTGGTGCGCGAGGTCATCATGAGCTCTGTCAGCTGAGAGCAGGTGGAAGTGGGCTCCTCTTGAAGAGACTGACAGAGAAAATCAACAGAAAAAATGAAGCAGTGGCAAATAAATGAAGAGCAGCATTTCTGGGTCAATTTCATAGCAATAAGGACATTtgctacagttattttattttggattaatCTGTCACATACTCATGCACAGGTTTAATCTCtttcttatacacacacacaaaaaaaaaactggccaAGCAACAAGACTTCTTGGTCACATGCGTACAGTCACGACACGTTGTTATGGTATTTTTAGTACAGTAtacataatatattgtatttttaaatgcgttttttttatttaataatacatttgctgtttattttagttCAGTCTTAATTTTGTGAACATTTTTTCTTCAGCTTTTATAGATGTTTAGTAATTAGAGTAAACCACATGACTAGAGTAAAGTTTAGAGTAAAGTTTGCACAGCTTATATTAATTTTGAAAACCTcttgataataaaaataactgtatgaacaaacaatgagcccaaaaccatacaaatgcaacaaataaaactgaaatctTTATATTACAGATCACACGCTATATGTAGACAAACTTGTCTTGATTACATTTTTTAGGCAAATGAAGCTagaatgcattttatatttatatagaaaagatgtatttgttttgtgtttgtcagCACCATCTATTATTATTTCTCTAAACAGCTACAAGATTTTCTGCTACAGAATGAGTGTTTATGAACTcaaaaaaaacctttatttcagtgtttttagtGACTGTTGTTGGTTTCGGTTTTCGTTTTGTTGTGAATTtgccattttatttcagttaacgataATGGTTTTTTTTCAGACTTCAGTTTTCTTTAACTAAAATAACCTTTTCTAAATCTACAACTTAGTCACTCAAATGCTTTTAAACAGGTTTCAGATAAAGCTCTATATTTTTTCTCTTATACTGCCACCTACTGATGAAATTCAGAAATTTGTGCTAGTAAGAAGCAAGGTTATAACGGtttagaatttttagttttggattttatttgttttgtttttatttcgtttagattttttgttttcaaatttagttcgttttaatgactttttagagggagatttactagttttcgattttatattttgaaattgcttcgTTTTAGTTTAGCTTTTATTAGTTTcggtattagttttagtttttttgtttgttgttgtatgatataaacacaaccaaagaTAGGCTACATGTTTTGACACAAGAGCACTATAatatctacccatcctcaaattcacaTACAACAGcacacaagatagcagccttaagtaaaatatgtgcaaggctgcttatgaggttagatacacagtagtgatgagAAGTTTGGATCTTTAACGCAATACGGATATTTTGTGTCAATCTTCCCATGTTAGAACTCAACATATGTTGTCAGCAAGCCTTATTTCAGTCCGTTAAAAcatcatgatctgaaaagtttcatacaattacgttttgcaacccaactgaagcatgattcacttatttaaattccattacgactttctgttatgaaataaacttacgttttgcCAGATCCTTTCATTTAAACCCTCGGTTTACCCGtgctgtttgtgttcggttcacttaATCACGTATGCGCAGTATTAGCAGTTCACCGCTTAAATCTGATCTCTGTGTTCTGTTCTAATAGCTAAATAACTCTggaaattggtttatttcgagtcagaggtgGGTATCAGGCATGTTCAGAAAGTAAGTTGTTGGATGTGCTTATCGTTACTGGAGACGAGAATAGTTACatatgattcagttcgatttggtgaactagttcaaccagtTCACCTAGAAGATCATCCGGTTATAAAGAAGGATTCGCGATcactaaaatagaaataaaacccatcattgggcacaaatgtgttaaatgaatacttttaaatGTCTGCTCGGGTCGTATTTAAAGTTGCCGTGCTGCTGTAGTGTCCACTCATGGTTTTTGTCGCGGGtacaacagcgaggatgactggaggatcagcttgatctggccaatggcatgaggattacagactctgagacGCCGTACCGGTCAAACACCTGTCATATAACTGGCAGAGCGGagcaaatagatttacttctaaaaggcttacagtctgtattaaatacatttacaaggaCAAAAAcaaaggatgtttttttttctataattttagTTAAAGCTAGTTTTGTttatacacaatacagtttccgttttcattaactataataaccttggtgaACAAGCCTTAAAATCCTCAACATACCTCCATGAGCTCAAAGAACAGGCCGGGTTCAATGGAAATGACGAGGTCAAACTCGGCAGCATTTCGTCCTGGAATAGACGACAGGAAAGAGTCTCTAATAGCACATGCGCCCTCCACTGCTTCCTCCAgtcctggttttctccacacaggACTGGTGTTAATCCAGCCGCTCCGAAACAAAGTGTTCCCCTCTACAGACGGAGAGACGCATCACAATGAAACAAACACTCTGCAGCAGACGTACAGCAGCATCATTTCCAGCACAGAAACCGCAAGCATACCGTCATGTCCAGGAGCGTGCAGGTACACCTCCTCAGCAAGGTGAGGGAGGACAGGAGCGATAGAGCGACTCACTCCATCCAGAATCTCCTCCAGGACTGTCTGACATGACCGCCGGCCAACAGAGTCCTCTGGGTCACAATATAGCCTGAGAGAAAGAGGAAAAGGGAGATTGATttgctatagaaaaaaaaaaaaaaaaaggatttagaGGAAGTTTGGTTACCGATCTTTGATGATGCTGAAATAGAAGTTGGATAATTCTCTAGCGGTGAAGGATTGCAGCAGACGGATGACAAGGCCATAGTTGAACTCACTGTAAGCATCGGTTACCTAGAACACAAAGAGACACTCATGATAATCCTGCTgacaataatagtaaataaaaatagataaaacattGATTGGAGAATTAAATTGAGCGTGTATTACCTACAATCTTATTAAAGATGCAACAAACAGCTTAGGAAAATGTAAAGGAGCAAGGAATGTGTGAGACATAATGTAATactaatgttttaacaatgttcaaACATCATATTACAACACAGTTGGAATGACtctatgaaatatttaaatactgtattacTACATGAGCAAGAGTGCTATTTTCACTTTtgatatcattttattattattaacaaacaagtaaatatacTGACTTTGAGGCTTCTTTAAAAAAGACACCCAGAATCCTTATAAATTATTTTGCTGTTGTtactataatgtaatgtaataaagtataatgttattataacgTAATGTAATCTGACGCTCAACCTTATTTGAGACCCTTGATTTAgtgtgttaaagagcccatattatacatgaaatagggtcatatttaggttgtaagggtctccaacaacagtctaatatgcatgcaaggtcataaaacactttcatggtcttataatctgcatttatttttacctaattatcccaacgactcccatatgaatcgtccagcgattcatttgttcccaaccccctcctcagcgcgaagctaatctgcgctgattggaccgatgacagcctgctgcgattggtcgacagtgacaggcttcagcacgagagtgaaatgcccagctggtaatcaactatataaaagtagtcacagtgcatacacgcttcatagtgtaaggcttttttcacacacacacacacacacacaaccctcctcagaagaactgggggaagcaacgcgagtctctctctctctctctctctctctctctctctctctctctctcacacacacacaacgctcctcagaagaactagggaaagcgacgcgagtctctctctctctctctctctctctctctctctctctctctctctcacacacacaacgctcctcagaaaaactagggaaagcgacgcgagtctctctctctctctctctctctctctctctctctctcacacacacacacaacgctcctcagaagaactagggaaagccacgcgagtctctctctcacacacacacacacacacaacgctcctcagaagaactagggaaagccacgcgagtctctctctcacacacacacacacaacgctccttagaaaaactagggaaagcgacgcgagtctctctctctctctctctctctctctctctctctctctctctctctctctctcacacacacacagctagcttacgatcgccatagcaacgacatacggcagtggaacgcgagctcacaaaagcttttaacgttaaatccgtaaacaaagcggcctaatgactcgttatcaagacgactcgtttgaagcactatgagtcgactcttttatagatgaatcaatagttttaaacactgtgcactttcagatttaagccttagctggatatttcacttcccttagagctgtggtacacactacatggaagggcattttcaaaaacccataatatgggctctttaacatcaAGACTGACCTTCATGCTGAACTCTCGGAGCAGATGCAGCATGTACTGGTCAATGTAGTGCATTTGTTTGGAGTCCACAGCCTGAGAACGAGGATCAAAGCCCTGGAGATTGCCTAAGAGAAACTTCAGTGTGTTTCTCAGCTGGAGAGAGAAGAGCAGGTGATTGAGCAGGCATTTGAATGTAACCTCTAGTGGTGTACAATACATATAGTCTACAATACTATCACGATTACTGTTTAACATTGTGTGAGCTGACAAAGTTTGTCATTCGCtttgcaaaaaacaaaagcatTCATTGTGAATGcaacaatttaataatacaatgtttttgctttttatgATAGCGTGATCCTTGCTCAATAAAGGTACTTCTTTCTTTCAAGTAACGCCTTATTACACTGGCATCTTTTGTTGTCATCGATTAGCACAACCAAAAATCAATGTGAGCACACTAATGTGCAATATGCAAACAACagcatcatttaaaaataacaataataataggtttGACGCACCTTGTAAAAACTAGCTAAGTGTTAAAAACTGAAGCAACGAGATTGGTCCTTTTATTCACATTCCCTGAgttgctgaagttacagtaaaacaCAACTAGGTACAGTTGATGGTCAAGCACAGTCTAGCCGAGCACTAATACTTTTGGAAAATGTGGTCTTCATTTTAAGTGATTCAATAATGAGTTTTATTTCACTTCATTTTCTTTCATAGCTTGTAATGTTTCACTGAAAGAAATGTTGAACCAGATGATTTTAGTGGAGaagataaataaacaagaaaaaagcaTGAGAGTAACCTCTGCCATAAAACAAGTGCGAGTCAGAAACAAAGTTGCACCTGTCTGTGAGTGAGTTTGCACATTCAGTTGTCTCACTgccagtaaaaataaataaataaataataaaaaaatttgtgtgtgtatatatatatatatatagataaaatgTGTTTGTAAATTAGTGTAGCATCTAGAAAAACGCTGacactaaagcaggtcgcacatcAGAAGCGCCGCGCCACACAGCACCATACATTTCATAGTTCTAAACatggtttctatcagggtacacacaccagcactgcaagtcggcggctgtccgcagagacccagccatgactcaggacactgtcgcgccatctgaatagtttaatttaaaatagcatgcgaatgtgcgcgtctggtgtgcgatattttcaactgtcatgtgcatgcCGTGCCGCATTCGGTGTGTGACGGCCTTAAGTGTATAAATCATCCATGCTATTACAGAACCTCTTTTTGGATTCACAATTTGCATTAACAAATTAACAGGCAGCAAAATAATGCATCAGTCTATGCACTATGACATGTCTCAGACCTTGTTGATGCTGTCTTTAGCTGCGTTCAGTGCATTCGGTCCGATCTGAACCTCAGAAAAGACATTGGACTCTGCAACCCACCATCTCAAAACATCAGCACCATATGGAGGAGAAACAGACGAGtcctgaaagagagagagaaaataaagttTCAAAGATCTGACTAGATGACATAATATGAATCTAAAACACTGATCGATCCTACTTACCTTCCCCCCATTAATAACCACATCTGGGTCCACCACGTTGCCTATGGACTTAGACATTTTCTCTCCTTTCTCACTCACGGCAAACCCATGAACAACTAGAGCTCTGaggaaaacaaacataaatacattgACTGACCATTTAGATAAGTGTATTTTCAGCAAACCGTTTGTATGACTCACTTGTAAGGAGCTTTATTCCGCACAGCTACACTGGTGAGGAGAGATGACTGAAACCAGCCGCCGATTTGATCTTTCCCCTCCACATACGAGTCTGCACGTGGGTCTGATTCTGAAAGAGAGAGCAAGATTACACTACAACACAATAAAACACACCAGAGGAGTCCAGACAGgcaaataacacaattcttgaggaaccagattttatgcacatttttaggaAGCGCTTTTTGACGACTCACCTGGTAGTACAGCGGCCCATGAAGCCCCACTGTCAAACCAGATATCCAGGACATCTTCACCCCGCACATAATCAGACACTGAACTTCCTTTACTCtgacaaacatgtaaacaattgatttttaaaattgagttgaacaaatgtttttaaaattgattaaatGATATATCATTGAAGAGCAATTCAGCATATTAGCAGGGCCCTAGAGTCTGACCTAATTTCTTAATGGTGCGACTAAAAACAATCTGAGGTGCGACCAGCCATTCaagggcaaaaataaataaaaatatattgtaaaaagtcTCCACCTCTGACTCGTGgttcaacatacacacacaaggcCCATATCGTGGtttttaaaccaatcagagacagTAAAGGGCGGCAGTAAGTTACCTTTCTTGTAAAATTGTGCTTTAAATAACAAACTTTATGTTGACCAGATTGTTAGTTAATCATTTACAAGTCAATACTGACTTTATGgatagctatttaaaaaaaacttggtGAATAAAAACTGAGGTGATAAATGTGATGCAGTCAAAAATGTGGGTGTATCTAACCTTGTGCCTAACTTTAGGTGCACCATTGCAAAAAGTTAGTCTAGAGTCctgtattagaatgatttctaaaggacaAGGTagcactgaagactggagtaatggccAGTGAGCTTCAGTAAAAGACATTCTATAtgagttcacaccaaatgcaaatGTTCTCATTCACAGTAGTCAATTGCATACAAATGTGCAAATGACATGCGTGAATTGTATACCGCAAACCCACAGAATTTGCCTCAATCATCAAAAAAGTCTTCAAAAAAATCAACTTGAGCAGAAAATCCAAGTGAGAGGAGTAATCTAGAGCGAGTGATGTGATCTGCTTGCTTTCTTCATGTTTGGTGTTAATCCAgaattttatttctaataataacacttgacaatattactattttaactttttttaatcaaaaaatgtACTTGTGGTGAGCATATGAACCTTGCttaaacacttttttaaacaaatgccAAATATTTGAATGGTTGTGTATGAAAAATGTACCTTCTGAAGAACGTCTGGTGTCAGAAACGTCTCCACTGGCTCCGTCCACCAGCTGTCGCTCCCCTTCTCAGAGAAAACTTTAGCGATGTGGCTCACTGAATGTCTGAGAAAAACAAGGAACTGTTTTGCTTGTACTTTAGGATGTTTTTAAATCTGttgattaagtgtgtgtgtgtaataacagTGTAAGTGTATCTACTTGTTTAAAAGCGGCTCCCCAGTCTCTTTATGGTAGAACACTGGGATAGGGACGCCCCAGCTCCTCTGTCGAGATATACACCAGTATGTTCTTCTGTCCAACATTGACATCAAGCTGGACCTCGCAGATTCCGGTATCACACGCACTTTCTGCAAGGCATCCTACACACAAAAAATCATACATTATTTTAAGgagaaaagctttttttattattatttaactggaAACATTAGAAAATCTATTTTATTGAACAAAGTCACACAGTACTAGACTTTTGAATGACTAGCTAAAAGAAGAAAAAGTCAGTTACGAAACAAACACTGTATTTTGTGCATGAGtgttttttctgtctctctcttctTGACCTGCCACTTTCACATTTAGGTACCGCCTACAATTGGAGCACTATTGGCTGACAGGACTGCCAATCATAATCAACCATGTGACGACTCGTATTCTCTCTCTGCCAATCACGATCGATGCAGAGCCCTTTAAATCAGAAGCAGCAACGGGAAGAGATCAGCTACTGTTGTTTGAGGTTTGGCGTGTTGTCTGTTTTGTGGTGTCTGTATGTTTTTAGCTTGGTACTAATGCTGACTTTTTGCACATTTTAGCCCGCTAAAGCTCCATTCAAAACAGACAAGGGAGACCTGGAACAGTATAGTAAGTGACATGACATACATACCTTGCCCGCTGGCTTTAGTTAGAGTAAGTTCAGGGCGCATCTGCGCTGAAGACTTTTTCTTCTCATattgttattttcttatttagagGATTGGGAGGAGATTATggggatatttttttgttttatttctttctttgatTTTCTAGCACAACTTTCAGTTCCCTGACCCATTTGTCTtggttttttaaatgtaatattttattattattgtttttacaaattgtaAATATATGGTTTGTCGGAGCAATAAATCTTTTGGGGTGCCAACTTGTTGTTCTGTGTTTCTCTTGGCACCTTACAGCAT encodes:
- the iars2 gene encoding isoleucine--tRNA ligase, mitochondrial isoform X1 produces the protein MLLVRRSAAGFGGVARWGLRCLCSGDAAGRYRNTVLLPRTDFPMKVNGPSLLEQEIKIQQKCGFDQLYTWQREKKAKKEYCLHDGPPYANGDPHVGHALNKILKDIRNRFEVLRGRQVHYVPGWDCHGLPIELKALGDLGTNELTPVQIRQKAREFAEKAISRQRAAFQRWGVMADWDNCYYTFDGKYEAAQLKVFQEMHNKGLIYQDYKPVFWSPSSRTALAEAELEYNPEHVSRSLYITFPLLTLPAKLAAKAEGLSHVSALIWTTQPWTIPANQAVCYMPKVQYSVVKRADNEQLLLVATERINSLSSLLKTNLESLVTFAGTDLEGGVCQHPTMPSKEVPLLPASHVTMTKGTGLVHTAPAHGMDDYSVATHFNLPVECMVDEEGRFTELAGAELQNKSVMDEGNAAVISVLQAAGAVVKEEDCVHSYPYDWRTKQPVVIRASKQWFINTATLKDKAKDALQKVRVIPESARSSLMSMLDRRTYWCISRQRSWGVPIPVFYHKETGEPLLNKHSVSHIAKVFSEKGSDSWWTEPVETFLTPDVLQKSKGSSVSDYVRGEDVLDIWFDSGASWAAVLPESDPRADSYVEGKDQIGGWFQSSLLTSVAVRNKAPYKALVVHGFAVSEKGEKMSKSIGNVVDPDVVINGGKDSSVSPPYGADVLRWWVAESNVFSEVQIGPNALNAAKDSINKLRNTLKFLLGNLQGFDPRSQAVDSKQMHYIDQYMLHLLREFSMKVTDAYSEFNYGLVIRLLQSFTARELSNFYFSIIKDRLYCDPEDSVGRRSCQTVLEEILDGVSRSIAPVLPHLAEEVYLHAPGHDEGNTLFRSGWINTSPVWRKPGLEEAVEGACAIRDSFLSSIPGRNAAEFDLVISIEPGLFFELMESLQEEPTSTCSQLTELMMTSRTTLTSSLPRDLPSDAITSTGNFLINLEGGMIREESSYSIAAMPTALSRCPRCRRYTSDEPDCLCPRCQTVVEKNAK
- the iars2 gene encoding isoleucine--tRNA ligase, mitochondrial isoform X2, producing MLLVRRSAAGFGGVARWGLRCLCSGDAAGRYRNTVLLPRTDFPMKVNGPSLLEQEIKIQQKCGFDQLYTWQREKKAKKEYCLHDGPPYANGDPHVGHALNKILKDIRNRFEVLRGRQVHYVPGWDCHGLPIELKALGDLGTNELTPVQIRQKAREFAEKAISRQRAAFQRWGVMADWDNCYYTFDGKYEAAQLKVFQEMHNKGLIYQDYKPVFWSPSSRTALAEAELEYNPEHVSRSLYITFPLLTLPAKLAAKAGLSHVSALIWTTQPWTIPANQAVCYMPKVQYSVVKRADNEQLLLVATERINSLSSLLKTNLESLVTFAGTDLEGGVCQHPTMPSKEVPLLPASHVTMTKGTGLVHTAPAHGMDDYSVATHFNLPVECMVDEEGRFTELAGAELQNKSVMDEGNAAVISVLQAAGAVVKEEDCVHSYPYDWRTKQPVVIRASKQWFINTATLKDKAKDALQKVRVIPESARSSLMSMLDRRTYWCISRQRSWGVPIPVFYHKETGEPLLNKHSVSHIAKVFSEKGSDSWWTEPVETFLTPDVLQKSKGSSVSDYVRGEDVLDIWFDSGASWAAVLPESDPRADSYVEGKDQIGGWFQSSLLTSVAVRNKAPYKALVVHGFAVSEKGEKMSKSIGNVVDPDVVINGGKDSSVSPPYGADVLRWWVAESNVFSEVQIGPNALNAAKDSINKLRNTLKFLLGNLQGFDPRSQAVDSKQMHYIDQYMLHLLREFSMKVTDAYSEFNYGLVIRLLQSFTARELSNFYFSIIKDRLYCDPEDSVGRRSCQTVLEEILDGVSRSIAPVLPHLAEEVYLHAPGHDEGNTLFRSGWINTSPVWRKPGLEEAVEGACAIRDSFLSSIPGRNAAEFDLVISIEPGLFFELMESLQEEPTSTCSQLTELMMTSRTTLTSSLPRDLPSDAITSTGNFLINLEGGMIREESSYSIAAMPTALSRCPRCRRYTSDEPDCLCPRCQTVVEKNAK